One region of Estrella lausannensis genomic DNA includes:
- a CDS encoding Maf family protein gives MTKIILGSSSPRRKEIISYFKLPFEQASPDFDEESVPFTGSPAEYVITIAEGKMQMLLPRHETKVVITADTTVYREGRVFGKPTTKEEAFEYVNELQGKWHSVFSGVSVASALGIDSDYEETQVLFNPLTKEQILHYHSHIDWKDKAGGYAIQGSGSLLIRRIEGCFFNVMGLPVNTMGRLLQKHGVNLWNNL, from the coding sequence ATGACAAAAATTATACTCGGATCCAGCTCACCCAGACGAAAAGAGATCATCAGCTATTTTAAGCTGCCTTTCGAACAAGCCTCCCCCGACTTTGACGAGGAGTCCGTCCCCTTTACAGGATCTCCTGCCGAATATGTCATCACCATCGCTGAAGGGAAGATGCAAATGCTGCTACCCCGGCATGAAACAAAAGTCGTCATCACAGCAGATACAACCGTCTACCGTGAAGGCCGTGTATTTGGCAAACCCACCACAAAAGAAGAAGCGTTCGAATACGTAAACGAACTGCAAGGGAAGTGGCACTCAGTCTTTTCAGGTGTCTCCGTTGCCTCCGCATTGGGAATTGACTCCGATTATGAAGAGACCCAAGTCCTCTTCAACCCTCTCACCAAGGAACAAATCCTTCACTACCACTCGCACATCGATTGGAAGGATAAAGCCGGTGGCTATGCCATTCAGGGATCGGGCTCTTTGCTGATACGGAGAATAGAAGGGTGTTTCTTCAACGTCATGGGACTCCCGGTCAATACCATGGGCCGGCTTTTGCAAAAGCACGGTGTGAACTTGTGGAACAACCTGTAG